In Setaria viridis chromosome 5, Setaria_viridis_v4.0, whole genome shotgun sequence, the genomic stretch CGACTACATTATTATCTAAAAATATTTAAATTATTGTAACCATTCTGATGTGTTAGATGGCATAGCCATAAAATAAGCTATTATATGACCGACGGTGtgtgcggtggtggtgcttttaCATTTCAGTTTAAGAGAACTAGATAATTAAAGCAGACCGCCCAGGCAGAAAACATGGGAAAACATATTTCAGTTCACGATACATGCatgtgtatatgtatatatgtgtgAAAGCTTCTAGCTGCCTTACTAGATAGATCGATTTCCAGCTCACGCACACAGCGGAGGCCCGGGGTTCACGCAAGCCTCAAAGAAAAGCACTAAAGCAAAGCAACAAAGGAGCTAGCAAGGATATAATAAGCAAGCAGCCTAGCAGCAGGTCTGAGACGagaggagcagcggcagcaacaacaacaagaagCAAGAAGAAGAGCTAGGCAAGAAGAGGAGCTAGGCCAGATGCACTCACACTCACACCCATACTACCCGCACCGTGTGAGCAACACGGTGGTCGGGTACCTCAACCTGGTGACGCTCCTGGCCTCCATCCCCATCATCGGCGCAGGGCTGTGGCTGGCGCACGGCTCGGCGGCGACATGCGAATCCGCGCTGCAGGCGCCGCTCCTGGCCATCGGattcgtcgtcctcctcgtctcCCTAGCCGGCTTCATCGGCGCGTGCTACCACGTGACATGGGCGCTGTGGCTGTACCTCCTGGCCATGCTGCTGCTCGTCGTTGCCCTGCTCGGGGTCACCGTCTTCGGCATGGCCgtcacggcgggcggcggcgggcggcaagtCCCCGGCAGGCCCTACCAGGAGTTCCGGGTCACGGATTACTCGAGCTGGCTGCAGAAGCGCGTGCAGGTGGAGCGCTACTGGCGGCCGGCGCTGGCATGCGTGGTTGGGTCGAGAGCCTGCCCCAGGATCGCCGCCTGGACGCCGCTCGACTACATGCAGCACAGCCTCACGCCGATACAGTCGGGATGCTGCAAGCCACCCACGTCCTGCACGTACAACCAGGGCGGCATGCCCGTGGAGCCGCAGGACGAGGACTGCTACCGGTGGAACAATGCCCCCGGCATCCTCTGCTACCAGTGCGACTCGTGCAAGGCCGGGGTGCTGGAGCAGGTGCGCCGGCACTGGCACAACATCACCATCCTCaacgtcgtcgtcctcgtcgtgcTCATCGCCGTCTACTCGTGTGGGTGCTGCGCTTTCCGCAATGCCCGCCGTGCCGAGGCAGCATATGGGGTAAACCGCATGTCAAAGATCAATCCACGATGGGACTACTTCTGGTAATAATTAGTTATGTATGTTACTCCGATCCATATAATATAACGCTTGCTTGCTTATTAATTATATATACTAGTAGTATATTATATTTCACCATGCATACAAAGTGATATATAGTAGTGTATTTAATTTCACCATACAAATTAAAGTGATGATCTAGCTAGCTAGACAAAGTTGCTCGATCTGCCCCTTACTACTTTGGCGTGTAAAGTTGCTACATATTTAGAcctggcatgcatgcatgcagtggcTTTTGACCACCTTTAATTTTCTACCATATAcaatacatactccctccatctttaAAGCAaattagtttacttttgaatTAATTTGCTTGTCTCACATCACATCTCGTGTATTTTAAGCACTGCTTGTGATCTTGGTGCAGGTCAAGGTGGTGGAATGGCCAAAGAGAGCAGCTGTATTAGGGTAGCTAGTGATGGTACATACGCCTAAGTAAGGTTTCCGAGGAAGTCCCCTTTTTTTATAATGTATATCAACTTTTATATATACGGCGAGAGTTTTCTCCGGGTGTTTTAACGGCTCATGTGTAAATATTTGGTCGGAAGTAAACCAGCACACATGGCGGTCTTAGGGCAATATTCCAATAGAGATCCATGGAGCTATCCGTCGTCTTCCTCACGTCTGCCTAGTCGAGCCGCAGCTTGGGCTGTGCCGCAGCCCGCTCGAACTACAGGCCGCTCCGCCGCTCACATGAGTCCAGTTTGCGATGCTACCAGCTGCGGCCCTGGTCCTCTCGACCGGGCTCCAACCTTAGATGCCCGCATGGGTTGCAGCTCGATCTGATGCATTTATATATGGCAAGTTTATCTCTCCAGGTTCTGGGTGTTTTAGCGTCTGATCGATGTAGATATTTGGTCGGAAGTATACGCTCCTATCTCATAATTTGAGGGCAGAAAACGGTCCCCAATCTCTAAAGAACGAAACACAGCAGGAATTTTATCCGCTCGTTCATCATGGGGTACAGACGGAGGGATGAAATCGCCACCCTGCTCGATCGCATCCGGCGAGCCCGCCGCCTCTCCGCGATTGGCAGCGCGCGCGACTATTCTTCTTACCTGCCCCATCCTCGCACCACCACGCCTCCAAGAAGACTAGAAGAGCCCGTGCTGTTGCTGCGCCGAGGAGCCCCAAGAGTCCAAGACAATGGCAGCCATGGCGCGCTGGTGGGAGATGCAGCATCGCATGATGGTCCAGCAACCGCTCGTCCCCTCCTCGTTCTACGGGAGCAGCTCTACTGCCTACGTCTGAAGCGCCGCCGCAGTCCACCTGCTCACCAAGGACGTACGCCTGCGCGACGCGCTGCAGGCGTTTGACGACCGGATGAATTCTCTCTAGTATGTTAACTCGTAAATTTAATCTGACATCTGGATGTGTGATACAGAGGAACTGCTCCTCAAAGAACTTTACCCTTGGGATGAATTCTTCAGCGGATACCAGTGATAAACTGTAGCTGTAATTAAGTTATCACCACAAACAGCACCTTCTTTCTGTTAACTATCTTTTGTCCAATTTCAGGGAACCCCTGATCTGAACCTGCGGAGGAGCTGGCGGATTATATCGTGGGCAGTGTTGCGAGCTCTGACGACTCCAACTTCCAAGGCAGCGGGACGGAGGCCGGGGCACGGCTCCTACACGCCAAGCTGTTTGCAAGGTGGTAGAATCTAAGGCGCTAGAGACGGAGAAGTCGGAGGccgagaagaagaaggggaagaagaggggTGCCATGAAGCCGAAGGCACTCGCCGTGGCAGCAGCATCCCCTGCGGAGATCTCGTTTGGGGTGCCAAGTGACGACTCTAAATCGCCCAACCCggccaccaagaagaagaaggccgagctccttgagacgacCACGGCTGACGCGGAGTGGCTGAAAACGGAGATCCGCTGGAGAAGTAGAAGGAGCCAATCCTGCCGCTACCAGCACCACTTCGCCCAAAGTTCCAAGCAAAGAAGAGCACATTGTGAGTATGATCATGGCGTCATACATTGTTGGAAGTTTGTTTGTACGTTGCTTAACTCTGTCCCTATGCCGCGCCGACCGGGCAGGGAGGCGGTGACGGAGGATGAGTTGAGCCTGCAGGATGATGGTGTCAGGACCCATGTGGAAGGTCGGACTGCATCTACGACGTCTGTTCAGGCCGGGAGTGAGAGTGGCCTGGTGGTGGGACCTAAGGGGTGGATCTAGCTTGGGTAGATGAGGTCGGTATCTTTTTTTGAGTTCCGTTACTTTGTAGATGcccagaagaaagaggagaggtTCGAGAGAGACCTCAAAGAGTGCGAGGCCGCCAATGCCTAACTGCAGCAAGACCACGACGTCGCCGTGCACCGTGAGTATGCTGTGTCGTAGAAACTGGCCTAtgaccctaaaccctaaacttGTGCAAGGACATGGACCGGTACTTGATTGCCGCTATGAATAGCCTCCAACATGATCAGGTGGTCATTGCAGGGTTGGAGGTAGAGCTGGAAGATCTGCGGTCGGCCGCGGGCTATGTGATGGATATGGTCCAATCGGAGGCCAATCCTGCTGAGACGACGCCACTATTGGACCGACTGAGGAGTGCTCCTAGTCTGCTGAAGGCACTGATGAAGGAGACCGCTGTGGAGTGTGCAAAGAATGTTATTGCGCTTCTCAAGACGCATTTCCCTCGAGTGGTGGTGGAGTGCAT encodes the following:
- the LOC117855297 gene encoding tetraspanin-6, whose translation is MHSHSHPYYPHRVSNTVVGYLNLVTLLASIPIIGAGLWLAHGSAATCESALQAPLLAIGFVVLLVSLAGFIGACYHVTWALWLYLLAMLLLVVALLGVTVFGMAVTAGGGGRQVPGRPYQEFRVTDYSSWLQKRVQVERYWRPALACVVGSRACPRIAAWTPLDYMQHSLTPIQSGCCKPPTSCTYNQGGMPVEPQDEDCYRWNNAPGILCYQCDSCKAGVLEQVRRHWHNITILNVVVLVVLIAVYSCGCCAFRNARRAEAAYGVNRMSKINPRWDYFWSRWWNGQREQLY